The Ornithodoros turicata isolate Travis chromosome 7, ASM3712646v1, whole genome shotgun sequence genome includes a region encoding these proteins:
- the LOC135400621 gene encoding uncharacterized protein K02A2.6-like — protein MAVVPAALPAFPPFDLSSDHTTIGDRWQRWINRFESLLVGLNITSPAQKKALLLHYIGDDGYDVYTSLEPHPGTAVTQSSEAETRPDAASTADVYVTAKKKLHDHFTPKVNKDYEIFQFRRTTQQEDESIDSFYTRLRTMARNCSFANTEAEIKSQIVLGTTSTKLRRFALQTDATLDQLLTQGRTYEITTRQVNDIEASMSTDVHRLTRKKSQRSNASTDTGTSTSTRQDKQCFNCGGAWPYKGGKQSCPARNATCNACRKRGHFAVVCRSKNNTSEDPNVVHEVTNQSADSESDDEAFALFPKRSKAKRVMLTVFNKELEFIIDTGATVNIISLDTYNSIPQRPQLVKPVPKVFAYGSKNDLPLLGKFRAPFSYKTSVVEDTVLVTATPSESLLCFRLAEALGLISIAYNVATSKENILSKYPKLFTGLGELREFEVQLHIDPTVPPVAQKARPLPFHIREAVEKEIDRLIQLDVIEKATGPTTWVSPIVVVPKPHAPDQVRQCVDMRRANQAIIRERHTSPTLEDLVTCLNGAMMFSKLDLNDGYHQLLLKEDCRHITTFATHMGLYRYKRLNFDINAAAELFQNTVRQVLAGIPGVINISDDTLVYGKTEREHNDSLDATLKRLTDCGITLSPKKCSFFQRELTFFGHIFSEKGIKPDPAKVQGFLNMPPPRDVSEVRSLLGMITYCSSNLAYFDQNKTTHITVDAGPKGLGAILAQDGGDRTRVVAYASRSLTEAEERYSQIEKETLAAVWAIEHFNIYLYGTCFVLHTDHKPLQYSFTVQHQKGSENPSDYMSRHPVGQTNPRFRTSKVPDEYVLFLSSIAVPRAINTEEVIKATLADVTCQELTQAIQACPSMRHDLWNKPHVKPYKPLETELSVTPQGLILRGTRLLLPSSLQERAVQLAHKGHMGMVKTKQLLRESVWFPKMDTLVEKAVRNCIPCQAVTHGPKRDPLKPTPLPDGAWESLAMDFAGPFPNGKYLLVLVDEYSRFPVVEVVPSTAASSTIALLRRTLSQFGIPKQIKTDNGPPFNSSEFKVFAQELGFRHHRVTPLWPEANGEAERFIQTLMKAIKTRHVEEQNWMQKIHDFLLCYRATAHTTTKLSPYELLFGRKMLTTLPSSVHRETTDTHDATLSNDTRAKEISKARADEKRHTKEHTLQKGDVVLVKQKKISKLTSTFDPVPYIVVEVIGSQISAKRNNHIITRNASFFKKLGAEYKHTPNVENSDEDDELLDDTRRDDPQNQTSNDPPDDDRHHDGVSAQDSGSPNRYPIRSSRGVPPDRLNYT, from the exons ATGGCGGTCGTACCCGCTGCCTTACCGGCATTTCCTCCGTTTGACCTTTCTTCGGATCACACTACTATTGGGGACCGTTGGCAGCGCTGGATAAATCGATTTGAAAGTCTACTCGTTGGTCTCAATATCACAAGTCCAGCCCAAAAGAAAGCATTGCTTCTACATTACATTGGGGATGACGGATATGACGTATACACGTCGCTGGAGCCGCACCCAGGTACAGCCGTAACTCAATCCTCCGAAGCAGAAACACGACCCGATGCAGCCTCCACGGCAGATGTTTACGTTACAGCTAAGAAAAAGCTCCACGATCACTTCACGCCTAAGGTAAACAAAGACTACGAGATCTTTCAGTTCCGACGGACAACGCAACAAGAAGACGAGAGCATAGATTCCTTCTATACGCGTTTGCGCACAATGGCTCGAAATTGCTCGTTTGCAAACACTGAAGCAGAAATCAAATCTCAAATTGTTCTCGGCACAACGTCCACAAAACTCCGACGCTTCGCACTACAGACGGATGCAACACTTGACCAGCTTCTGACACAAGGCCGCACTTACGAAATTACAACTCGACAAGTGAACGATATTGAGGCATCCATGTCTACAGATGTGCATCGTCTTACACGCAAGAAGTCTCAACGTAGCAACGCATCTACTGACACGGGAACGTCAACGAGCACGCGTCAAGACAAGCAGTGTTTCAACTGTGGTGGTGCTTGGCCTTACAAAGGCGGAAAACAGTCTTGTCCAGCACGAAATGCAACGTGCAATGCGTGCCGGAAACGTGGCCATTTCGCAGTCGTGTGCCGCAGTAAAAACAACACAAGCGAAGACCCAAATGTCGTTCATGAAGTTACAAACCAGAGTGCAGACAGCGAGTCCGATGATGAAGCCTTTGCACTGTTCCCGAAAAGATCTAAAGCCAAGAGGGTGATGCTCACTGTCTTCAACAAGGAGTTAGAATTCATCATAGACACAGGCGCTACGGTGAACATAATTAGCCTTGACACGTACAATAGCATCCCGCAACGACCCCAACTTGTCAAGCCCGTGCCAAAGGTCTTTGCATATGGATCGAAGAATGACCTTCCGTTACTAGGAAAGTTCCGGGCACCATTCTCTTACAAGACTTCGGTGGTGGAAGATACCGTCCTTGTCACAGCAACGCCTAGTGAGTCATTGCTTTGTTTTCGGTTGGCTGAAGCACTTGGGCTCATATCCATTGCTTACAACGTGGCGACAAGCAAAGAAAACATTCTAAGCAAGTACCCCAAACTGTTCACTGGCCTTGGAGAGTTAAGGGAATTTGAAGTTCAGCTCCACATCGACCCTACGGTTCCACCAGTCGCACAGAAAGCACGTCCTCTTCCATTTCACATTCGTGAAGCAGTAGAAAAGGAGATCGACAGGCTGATACAGCTAGATGTTATTGAAAAAGCCACGGGTCCAACAACGTGGGTGTCCCCCATAGTCGTGGTTCCAAAGCCACACGCTCCTGACCAAGTGCGTCAGTGCGTTGACATGCGCCGCGCTAACCAAGCTATTATACGAGAACGCCACACCTCACCTACACTAGAAGACCTCGTTACCTGCCTAAACGGTGCAATGATGTTCTCTAAACTAGACCTAAACGACGGCTATCATCAGCTGCTACTTAAGGAAGACTGTCGTCATATCACAACGTTCGCAACTCACATGGGACTTTACAGGTACAAGCGGTTGAACTTCGATATAAACGCAGCCGCCGAACTTTTTCAAAATACGGTTCGTCAAGTACTTGCGGGCATTCCCGGCGTAATAAACATCAGCGACGACACCCTGGTATATGGCAAGACCGAAAGAGAACACAACGACTCCCTTGACGCTACCCTGAAACGCCTCACCGACTGTGGAATCACACTGAGTCCAAAAAAATGCAGCTTTTTCCAGCGTGAGCTAACATTCTTCGGACATATCTTCTCAGAGAAAGGCATCAAACCAGATCCTGCTAAGGTACAAGGCTTCCTAAATATGCCACCTCCAAGAGATGTGTCTGAGGTCAGAAGCCTTCTTGGAATGATCACTTACTGCAG CAGCAACCTGGCCTACTTCGACCAGAACAAAACCACCCATATCACAGTTGATGCAGGTCCAAAGGGATTAGGAGCCATCCTCGCGCAGGATGGTGGTGACAGAACTCGTGTAGTGGCATATGCCAGCCGTAGCCTTACAGAGGCAGAGGAACGCTACTCGCAAATCGagaaagaaactcttgctgcgGTCTGGGCCATAGAGCACTTCAATATCTACCTCTACGGAACCTGTTTTGTGCTACACACTGACCACAAACCGCTT CAGTACAGCTTCACTGTACAACACCAGAAAGGATCAGAAAATCCTTCAGATTACATGTCCCGACATCCTGTAGGGCAAACCAACCCAAGGTTTCGAACCAGCAAGGTACCTGACGAGTATGTCTTATTCCTGTCAAGCATCGCAGTACCTCGTGCAATAAACACCGAGGAAGTCATTAAGGCAACATTGGCCGATGTCACGTGTCAAGAACTCACACAAGCAATTCAAGCATGCCCCTCTATGAGACATGATCTGTGGAATAAGCCGCACGTCAAACCCTACAAGCCTCTAGAGACTGAACTGTCTGTGACGCCACAAGGTCTCATACTGCGAGGCACAAGGTTACTGCTCCCTTCAAGTCTTCAGGAACGTGCAGTTCAGCTTGCCCACAAAGGACACATGGGCATGGTGAAGACTAAACAACTGCTCCGCGAGTCCGTTTGGTTTCCCAAAATGGATACCCTCGTAGAAAAGGCAGTGCGCAATTGCATTCCATGCCAAGCTGTCACACATGGACCAAAACGCGATCCTCTAAAGCCAACTCCACTGCCTGACGGGGCATGGGAAAGCCTTGCGATGGACTTTGCAGGCCCATTTCCGAATGGAAAGTACCTTCTGGTACTTGTAGACGAATATTCCCGTTTCCCGGTAGTGGAAGTCGTTCCGTCAACCGCAGCGTCATCAACCATAGCACTGCTAAGAAGAACTCTGTCACAATTCGGCATCCCGAAGCAAATAAAAACTGACAACGGACCTCCTTTCAACTCCTCAGAGTTTAAAGTCTTCGCACAGGAACTCGGTTTCCGACACCACAGGGTTACTCCGTTGTGGCCTGAAGCGAATGGAGAGGCAGAACGCTTCATCCAAACACTCATGAAAGCGATTAAAACGCGCCATGTGGAAGAGCAGAACTGGATGCAGAAAATACATGACTTTCTGCTCTGCTACCGTGCTACTGCGCACACCACTACAAAGCTTTCGCCATATGAGCTTCTCTTTGGAAGGAAAATGTTGACCACCTTGCCGAGTTCGGTACACCGTGAGACCACGGACACACACGACGCTACTCTCTCCAACGATACAAGAGCAAAAGAAATATCGAAAGCACGAGCAGACGAAAAACGACATACTAAGGAACACACTCTTCAAAAAGGAGATGTTGTTTTGgtcaaacaaaagaagattagTAAGTTGACGTCGACATTTGACCCGGTGCCTTATATTGTCGTAGAAGTCATAGGCAGTCAAATTTCAGCAAAAAGAAATAATCATATCATCACACGGAATGCAAGCTTCTTCAAAAAACTTGGAGCGGAGTACAAGCACACACCTAACGTAGAAAATAGCGACGAAGACGACGAACTGCTTGATGACACCAGACGCGACGACCCACAAAACCAAACCAGCAACGATCCACCAGATGATGATCGACACCACGACGGTGTTTCCGCACAGGACTCTGGTTCTCCCAACCGGTACCCCATCAGAAGTTCAAGAGGTGTGCCACCAGACAGGCTCAACTATACCTAG